From Brassica oleracea var. oleracea cultivar TO1000 chromosome C3, BOL, whole genome shotgun sequence, a single genomic window includes:
- the LOC106331748 gene encoding protein NRT1/ PTR FAMILY 5.6, giving the protein MKHNNIGSELQDSYNDQHNWVLDSSLDSRGHVPLRARTGAWKAALFIIAIEFSERLSYFGLATNLVVYLTTIIHQDLKTAVKNVNYWSGVTTLMPLFGGFVADAYLGRYTTVLVATTIYLMGLVLLTMSWFIPGLKPCHKEVCVEPRKAHEIAFFIAIYLISIGTGGHKPCLESFGADQFDDDHVEERKMRMSYFNWWNVCLCAGILTSVTVLVYIEDRVGWGVAGIIFTTIMAISLLIFLIGKPFYRYRTPSGSPLTPMLQVLVAAIAKRNLPYPSDPSLLHEVSKAEFTTGRLLSHTKHLKFLDKAAIIEDNTPLDLKKQSPWRLVTLTKVEEAKLIINVIPIWLSTLVFGICATQTNTFFIKQATIMDRHITGNNSFTVPPASMFSLTALSLIISLTIYDKIFVPLLRRVTRNQRGINILQRIGTGMLFSLTTMIIAALVEKKRLDRSENNEPMSVIWLAPQFIVIGVADAFTLVGLQEYFYDQVPDSMRSLGIAIYLSVLGAANFLNNLLITAVDTLADDFSAKSWFGKDLNSSRLDRFYWFLAGVTAANICVFVVVAKRCPYKSVKPNQVVVDSSVSVA; this is encoded by the exons ATGAAGCATAATAATATTGGGTCAGAACTTCAAGATTCGTACAATGATCAACATAATTGGGTTCTTGATTCTTCTCTCGACAGCAGAGGACATGTTCCTCTTCGGGCTCGAACTGGTGCTTGGAAAGCTGCCCTCTTCATCATCG CAATCGAGTTCAGCGAGAGATTGAGTTACTTTGGTTTAGCTACAAACTTAGTGGTCTACTTAACAACAATTATCCACCAAGATCTCAAGACGGCTGTAAAAAATGTGAACTACTGGTCAGGTGTCACTACTTTGATGCCTCTTTTTGGAGGCTTTGTAGCAGATGCTTATCTTGGCCGTTACACCACTGTCCTGGTTGCAACCACTATTTACCTTATG GGTTTGGTCCTTTTAACAATGTCCTGGTTCATACCGGGCTTGAAACCTTGTCATAAAGAAGTGTGCGTTGAGCCTAGGAAAGCACACGAAATAGCCTTCTTCATTGCCATATACTTGATCTCCATAGGGACTGGAGGTCATAAGCCATGCCTTGAGAGCTTTGGTGCTGACCAGTTCGATGATGATCATGTTGAAGAAAGAAAGATGAGGATGTCTTATTTTAACTGGTGGAACGTTTGTCTATGTGCTGGTATCCTAACGTCTGTGACTGTCCTTGTCTATATCGAAGACCGGGTTGGTTGGGGTGTTGCCGGCATCATATTCACTACAATCATGGCTATTTCACTTCTCATCTTCCTCATTGGAAAACCATTTTATCGTTACCGGACACCTTCTGGTAGCCCTTTGACCCCTATGTTACAGGTGCTAGTCGCGGCCATTGCCAAAAGAAACCTACCTTATCCTTCAGATCCTTCTCTGCTTCATGAAGTTTCCAAGGCAGAGTTTACTACTGGACGGCTTCTCTCCCACACAAAGCATCTTAA ATTTCTTGACAAGGCAGCAATAATCGAAGATAACACTCCTCTAGATCTTAAGAAACAGAGTCCATGGAGACTTGTAACGTTAACAAAAGTAGAGGAAGCGAAGCTGATCATCAACGTGATACCCATATGGCTCTCTACATTAGTCTTTGGCATTTGTGCTACACAAACTAATACTTTCTTCATCAAACAAGCAACCATCATGGACAGACACATCACGGGTAACAACAGCTTCACAGTCCCTCCCGCTTCCATGTTCTCCCTCACTGCTCTCTCCTTGATCATTTCACTCACCATCTATGATAAAATCTTCGTTCCCTTGCTGAGACGCGTCACACGGAATCAAAGAGGCATCAATATTCTCCAGAGAATCGGGACCGGTATGCTTTTCTCCCTTACCACAATGATCATTGCAGCTCTAGTTGAGAAAAAACGACTGGACCGTAGTGAAAACAACGAACCAATGAGTGTGATATGGCTAGCTCCTCAGTTCATAGTCATTGGCGTTGCGGACGCGTTCACACTCGTTGGACTTCAAGAGTACTTCTACGACCAAGTCCCTGATTCCATGAGAAGCTTAGGTATAGCGATTTACCTAAGCGTGTTGGGAGCAGCTAACTTCCTTAATAATCTACTGATCACAGCGGTTGATACGCTAGCTGATGATTTCTCGGCCAAGAGTTGGTTCGGGAAGGACCTGAACAGTAGCCGGTTGGACCGGTTCTACTGGTTTCTAGCCGGTGTAACCGCTGCTAATATATGTGTCTTTGTTGTTGTGGCAAAGAGATGTCCTTACAAAAGCGTGAAGCCAAACCAAGTCGTTGTTGACTCGTCCGTGTCCGTTGCCTAA
- the LOC106329443 gene encoding phosphatidylinositol:ceramide inositolphosphotransferase 2-like, whose translation MTLYIRRESSKLWKRFCSEISTELGLLAENWKYLLAGLILQYIHGLAAKGVHYIHRPGPTLQDLGFFLLPELGQERSYISETVFTSVFLSFFLWTFHPFILKSKKIYTVLIWCRVLAFLVACQFLRVITFYSTQLPGPNYHCREGSKVARLPWPKSPLEALEINPHGVMYGCGDLIFSSHMIFTLVFVLTYHKYGTKRFIKLFGWLTAFVQSLLIIASRKHYTVDVVVAWYTVNLVVFCLDKKLPELPDRTTVLLPVVSKVRMREENHKLLLNGNGVDPAADWRPRAQVNGKIDSNGVHTDNSLNGA comes from the exons ATGACACTTTATATTCGTCGCGAATCTTCCAAG CTATGGAAGAGATTTTGCTCGGAGATATCAACGGAGTTAGGTCTTCTCGCTGAGAACTGGAAGTATCTTCTGGCTGGTCTTATCCTTCAG TACATTCATGGGTTAGCTGCTAAAGGAGTACATTATATTCATCGCCCTGGACCCACTCTCCAGGACCTTGGCTTCTTTCTTCTTCCG GAGCTTGGTCAAGAGAGAAGCTACATAAGTGAAACCGTCTTCACTAGTGTATTTCTTTCTTTCTTCCTG TGGACTTTCCATCCATTCATCTTGAAAAGCAAAAAGATATACACCGTCTTGATATGGTGTAGAGTTCTAGCATTCTTAGTT GCCTGTCAGTTTCTCCGTGTTATAACTTTCTATTCAACTCAGCTTCCTGGCCCAAACTACCACTGCCGCGAG GGCTCTAAAGTTGCCAGGTTGCCATGGCCCAAAAGCCCTCTTGAGGCTCTCGAGATTAACC CTCATGGGGTGATGTACGGATGTGGAGACTTGATATTCTCATCGCACATGATATTCACGCTGGTCTTTGTCCTCACTTACCACAAGTACGGCACTAAAAG GTTCATAAAGCTGTTCGGGTGGCTCACTGCTTTCGTGCAGAGCCTCTTGATCATCGCCTCCCGTAAACATTACACTGTAGACGTCGTTGTTGCATG GTATACTGTGAACTTGGTGGTCTTCTGTTTAGACAAGAAATTACCAG AACTACCAGACCGGACTACGGTGTTGCTCCCTGTAGTGTCGAAAGTCAGAATGAGAGAAGAGAACCACAAGCTGTTGTTGAATGGGAACGGTGTTGATCCTGCTGCTGACTGG AGACCGAGAGCGCAAGTGAACGGGAAGATAGATAGCAACGGAGTTCACACTGATAACTCTTTGAATGGCGCATGA
- the LOC106329444 gene encoding uncharacterized protein LOC106329444 yields MTEIDLEQGAAYGYHRRSDVSIYYSDGEEEDVTSCYSYFYSTTTGGTYEYEGGESRKVSSVMSSSLEMEDGDGEATAPPEKDCRICHLGVVETSGGGAIELGCSCKEDLAVAHRQCAETWFKIKGDKICEICQSVARNVGGANEMVVVTVVDERELRNGGGGEETAAVGAIENRWQPQRLVNIVLACMVFGFFISWLFHFHDSSSS; encoded by the exons ATGACAGAGATTGATTTAGAACAAGGAGCGGCGTACGGATATCACCGGCGAAGTGACGTCAGCATATATTATTCAGACGGAGAAGAAGAAGATGTGACGTCATGCTACTCTTACTTCTATTCGACTACGACGGGAGGAACGTACGAATACGAAGGAGGAGAGTCGAGGAAAGTGTCGTCGGTGATGAGTAGTTCATTGGAGATGGAAGATGGTGATGGTGAAGCGACGGCGCCGCCGGAGAAAGACTGTAGGATATGTCACTTAGGGGTGGTGGAAACGAGCGGTGGAGGTGCGATAGAGTTAGGATGTTCGTGTAAGGAAGATTTGGCTGTTGCTCATAGACAATGTGCCGAAACTTGGTTCAAAATCAAAGGCGACAA AATATGCGAGATTTGCCAATCGGTAGCCCGAAACGTGGGCGGTGCCAACGAAATGGTAGTGGTAACGGTGGTGGACGAGAGAGAGTTAAGAAACGGTGGAGGCGGTGAGGAAACGGCGGCCGTAGGAGCGATAGAGAACAGGTGGCAGCCACAGAGACTGGTGAATATAGTGTTAGCTTGTATGGTTTTTGGCTTCTTCATTTCATGGCTATTCCATTTTCATGATTCATCTTCTTCATGA
- the LOC106329228 gene encoding immediate early response 3-interacting protein 1-like: MGFWTLMEGLLLFANALAILNEDRFLAPKGWTLAELHQTGKRNSLKGQIVGLIHACQYMRLPLMLFNLIVIVVKLFSG, encoded by the coding sequence ATGGGATTCTGGACGCTAATGGAAGGGTTGCTGCTATTCGCAAACGCACTAGCTATCCTCAACGAAGACCGTTTCCTAGCTCCAAAAGGATGGACCCTCGCGGAGCTACACCAAACCGGCAAAAGAAACTCTCTCAAAGGCCAAATCGTTGGTCTCATCCACGCTTGCCAGTACATGAGGCTCCCCCTCATGCTCTTTAACTTAATTGTCATCGTCGTTAAGCTTTTCTCCGGTTAA
- the LOC106329227 gene encoding heme-binding-like protein At3g10130, chloroplastic, which yields MGLMVFGKIAVETPKHTVVKSGDGYEIREYPPAVAAEVTYDPSEFKGDKDGGFMVLAKYIGVFGKPENQKPEKIAMTAPVVTKEGGGGDEKKTVTMQFLLPEVYKKAEDAPLPTDERVVIKEEGGRKYGVVTFSGTAAEGAVSEKVKKLSSDLERDGFKITGDYVLARYNPPWTLPPFKTNEVMIPVE from the coding sequence ATGGGATTAATGGTTTTTGGTAAAATCGCTGTGGAGACTCCCAAACACACGGTGGTCAAATCCGGCGACGGTTATGAGATCCGTGAATATCCTCCGGCCGTCGCGGCGGAGGTCACTTACGACCCTTCTGAATTCAAAGGGGACAAAGACGGCGGCTTTATGGTGTTGGCCAAGTACATAGGCGTGTTCGGCAAACCGGAGAACCAGAAGCCGGAGAAGATCGCCATGACTGCTCCGGTTGTGACCAAGGAAGGAGGAGGAGGGGATGAGAAGAAGACGGTGACGATGCAGTTTCTGTTGCCGGAGGTGTACAAGAAGGCGGAGGATGCGCCGCTTCCGACGGATGAGAGGGTGGTGATTAAGGAGGAAGGAGGGAGAAAATACGGCGTGGTAACGTTCAGTGGTACTGCGGCGGAGGGTGCGGTGAGTGAGAAGGTGAAGAAGCTGAGTAGTGATCTGGAGAGAGATGGGTTTAAGATCACTGGAGATTACGTCCTTGCTAGGTATAATCCGCCATGGACGTTGCCTCCTTTCAAGACCAACGAAGTCATGATCCCTGTTGAATGA
- the LOC106328542 gene encoding putative DEAD-box ATP-dependent RNA helicase 33 — MAAMVGFHLSGYKPISFSSSISNSLHSKLSLLSLNPSPQPRKSTVIRMGGGPRTFPGGVSKWQWKRMQAKKQKQLLKARLSRERQIYEMRKRAELKAAVAELERPWEPVQKPPNLFSVCADEQVKVLADRFQKPGGFDLWTERDGPQLFDAVDDLPSARFFPKDAVHSVKPYRSLPSSGESEGEEGSRKHEGVNDNGTHRGRRVRKNVLINGVARKEEEGKRMENRVVNGGKSRNGRRSSQVYDMTLQNDGRYEVGS, encoded by the coding sequence ATGGCTGCGATGGTCGGATTCCACCTCTCCGGCTACAAACCTATCTCCTTCTCCTCCTCAATCTCGAACTCTCTCCACTCAAAACTCTCTCTCCTATCTCTCAACCCCTCTCCGCAACCGCGAAAATCAACCGTCATCCGTATGGGCGGCGGCCCAAGAACCTTTCCCGGCGGCGTCTCAAAGTGGCAGTGGAAGAGGATGCAAGCGAAGAAGCAGAAACAGCTCCTCAAAGCGAGGTTATCCCGTGAACGACAGATCTACGAGATGCGTAAACGCGCCGAGCTAAAAGCGGCGGTGGCTGAGCTTGAGCGACCGTGGGAACCGGTTCAGAAACCGCCGAATCTCTTCTCGGTTTGCGCCGACGAGCAGGTTAAGGTCTTAGCGGACCGGTTTCAGAAACCGGGCGGGTTTGATCTCTGGACGGAGAGGGATGGCCCGCAGCTGTTTGACGCCGTTGATGATTTGCCTTCCGCTAGGTTCTTCCCTAAAGATGCTGTTCACAGTGTGAAACCGTACCGGAGTTTACCGAGCTCCGGTGAGTCAGAAGGAGAAGAGGGTTCGCGGAAACACGAAGGAGTCAATGACAATGGAACGCATCGTGGTCGGAGGGTGAGGAAGAATGTCTTGATCAATGGTGTGGCGAGAAAGGAAGAAGAAGGTAAGAGGATGGAGAATCGTGTTGTTAATGGCGGAAAATCGAGAAATGGAAGAAGATCATCTCAGGTATACGATATGACTTTGCAGAACGATGGGAGATACGAAGTTGGATCTTAG